The following proteins are co-located in the Gloeocapsa sp. PCC 7428 genome:
- a CDS encoding ATP-binding protein → MTITSEPQSTLAETIFAGGSEMGALMRSHDWSQSVLGPVETWSQSLKTGIQIILGSRYPMFIWWGQDLINFYNDAYIPMLGKRHPKALGESASDIWSEIWHILSPLADDVLERGTPSWNEEFLEIMERNGYREETYFTFSYSPISTDDGGVGGIFCACTEDTRRVLDDRRLRTLRELGVETAHAKTVDEACQISATVLANNPRDIPFALIYRLDKDRQQAQLASTANLAINTTVSPSIIELSRISETSDCWSLNSILAAGEIRVIDHLIDRFGALPGGAWDESPNSAIVLPLTRPGQELGVLIAGISPYRPLDDDYRGFFELVAGQVTTAIANTLAYEEERQRAEALAELDRAKTTFFNNVSHEFRTPLTLMLGPAEDALADQSNPLPPHQRQRLEVIQRNGLRLLKLVNTLLDFSRIESDRLSAVYEPTDLATFTAELARVFRSAIERANLRFIVDCPPLPEPVYVDREMWEKIVLNLISNAFKFTLTGEITVRLRLVSDRVELAVKDTGIGIPAAEIPHLFKRFHRVKGAQGHTFEGSGIGLSLVQELVKLHGGTIQASSIEQEGSCFTVSIPLGSAHLPQAQIKATRTLTSTATEAISYIEEALRWLPEEGVEEKSSTRPQPLAPSSSSARILLVDDNADMRDYLRQLLSQHWQVETAANGAIALATIQNDPPDLVLSDVMMPELDGFQLLHALRSDPQTKSIPVILLSARAGEEAAIAGLEAGANDYLVKLSARELTARVNTQLQMARLRQDRSANRFKNEFLMTVTHELQAPLAAILAWTRLLQSQLFDSSRAARALATIERNATVEAKLVKDLLDVASILAGKYQLQPQSVELVALTKKVVAMLRPTAQEKHIQLVETLPATAIAVSGEGDRLKQIINNLLSNAIKFTPSGGQVEVKLEVMNNDSSVFGKDSKQSMTTCAQIQIKDTGIGIAPDFLPYVFDRFTQAEVPSRHAPGGVGIGLAIARLFVELHQGTIEVASEGEGRGATFTVRLPLINADAQGREC, encoded by the coding sequence ATGACGATAACCTCTGAACCCCAAAGCACCTTGGCTGAAACAATTTTTGCAGGGGGTAGTGAAATGGGAGCGTTGATGCGATCGCACGATTGGTCGCAAAGCGTGCTTGGTCCTGTTGAAACCTGGTCACAAAGCTTAAAAACGGGAATTCAGATTATCTTAGGCTCTCGTTACCCAATGTTCATCTGGTGGGGGCAAGACCTAATCAACTTCTACAACGATGCTTATATTCCCATGTTAGGAAAGCGGCATCCCAAAGCTTTAGGTGAATCGGCGAGTGATATCTGGTCAGAGATTTGGCACATATTGAGTCCGCTAGCAGATGATGTGTTGGAGCGCGGCACACCATCCTGGAATGAAGAATTCCTAGAGATTATGGAGCGCAATGGCTATCGAGAGGAAACCTACTTTACTTTTTCCTACAGTCCCATTAGCACAGATGACGGTGGCGTGGGGGGAATTTTTTGCGCCTGCACCGAAGACACCAGGCGAGTATTAGACGATCGCCGCCTGCGAACGCTACGCGAATTAGGTGTAGAGACAGCCCATGCTAAGACAGTAGACGAAGCCTGCCAGATTTCCGCTACTGTATTAGCCAATAACCCCCGTGACATTCCCTTTGCGCTGATTTACCGCCTCGACAAAGACCGCCAACAAGCTCAACTTGCGAGTACGGCCAATTTAGCAATTAACACGACTGTTAGCCCCAGTATCATCGAACTTTCTCGAATCAGTGAAACATCAGATTGCTGGTCGCTCAATTCGATTTTAGCCGCTGGAGAAATCCGCGTGATTGACCATTTAATTGATCGCTTTGGAGCGCTTCCAGGCGGCGCGTGGGATGAATCGCCCAACAGTGCGATCGTCCTGCCCTTGACCCGACCTGGACAAGAACTAGGAGTCTTGATTGCTGGTATTAGCCCGTATAGACCGCTTGATGATGATTACCGAGGCTTTTTTGAACTGGTTGCTGGACAGGTAACGACAGCGATCGCCAATACCTTAGCTTACGAGGAAGAACGTCAACGCGCCGAGGCTCTAGCAGAATTAGACCGAGCCAAAACCACCTTCTTTAACAACGTTTCTCACGAGTTTCGCACCCCGCTAACCCTGATGCTGGGTCCTGCTGAAGATGCTTTAGCAGATCAAAGCAATCCCTTGCCGCCGCATCAACGACAGCGCCTTGAAGTTATACAGCGTAACGGGTTACGCCTGCTGAAACTGGTCAACACCCTGCTCGATTTCTCGCGGATCGAAAGCGATCGCTTGTCTGCTGTTTATGAACCGACGGACTTAGCAACCTTTACAGCTGAATTAGCCAGGGTGTTTCGCTCCGCAATCGAACGGGCAAATTTGCGCTTCATCGTCGATTGTCCACCGTTGCCTGAGCCGGTTTATGTTGACCGCGAGATGTGGGAAAAGATCGTTCTCAATTTGATTTCCAATGCGTTCAAATTTACCTTGACAGGCGAGATTACAGTTAGATTACGCCTAGTCAGCGATCGGGTTGAGCTTGCTGTAAAAGATACAGGCATCGGGATTCCAGCCGCAGAAATTCCCCATCTGTTTAAACGATTTCATCGCGTCAAAGGGGCACAGGGACACACGTTTGAAGGATCGGGGATTGGTTTATCGCTGGTGCAGGAATTGGTGAAACTGCATGGTGGAACGATTCAGGCAAGCAGTATTGAGCAAGAAGGTAGTTGCTTCACAGTATCGATTCCGCTCGGCTCGGCGCATCTTCCCCAAGCGCAGATTAAAGCAACTCGAACGCTAACGTCAACAGCAACCGAAGCAATTTCTTATATAGAAGAAGCGTTGCGGTGGCTACCCGAAGAAGGGGTCGAGGAAAAATCTTCTACTCGCCCCCAACCTCTAGCCCCTAGCTCCTCTTCGGCGCGCATTCTCCTTGTGGATGACAACGCCGATATGCGCGATTACCTGCGGCAGTTGTTGAGTCAGCACTGGCAAGTCGAGACAGCTGCCAATGGCGCGATCGCCTTAGCGACGATCCAAAACGATCCGCCTGATTTGGTGTTGAGCGATGTCATGATGCCAGAATTAGACGGATTTCAATTACTGCACGCACTGCGATCCGATCCGCAAACTAAAAGTATTCCGGTCATTCTGCTATCTGCACGCGCGGGGGAAGAAGCGGCGATCGCAGGATTGGAAGCGGGAGCCAACGACTACCTAGTCAAACTCTCTGCTCGCGAACTAACGGCACGTGTTAATACACAGTTACAAATGGCACGCCTGCGCCAAGACCGATCCGCTAACCGCTTCAAGAATGAATTTCTCATGACCGTGACGCATGAACTGCAAGCCCCGCTAGCAGCGATTCTTGCTTGGACACGCTTATTGCAAAGCCAACTGTTTGACTCCTCTAGGGCGGCACGGGCGCTAGCCACAATCGAGCGCAATGCTACAGTTGAAGCCAAACTCGTGAAAGATTTGTTGGATGTTGCCAGCATCCTCGCTGGTAAGTATCAATTACAGCCTCAAAGCGTTGAGCTAGTTGCTCTCACAAAAAAAGTTGTTGCGATGTTGCGTCCGACGGCGCAGGAAAAGCACATTCAACTCGTCGAGACGTTGCCAGCGACAGCGATCGCCGTTTCTGGAGAAGGCGATCGCCTTAAACAAATCATCAATAATTTACTGTCCAATGCAATCAAATTCACACCTTCAGGAGGACAGGTAGAAGTGAAATTAGAAGTAATGAATAATGACTCATCAGTCTTTGGTAAAGATAGCAAGCAATCAATGACCACCTGCGCTCAAATCCAAATCAAAGACACTGGCATCGGTATTGCGCCTGACTTTCTTCCCTATGTTTTTGATCGCTTTACACAAGCTGAAGTTCCCAGCCGTCACGCGCCTGGTGGTGTGGGTATTGGACTTGCGATCGCGCGTCTTTTCGTTGAATTGCACCAGGGTACGATCGAGGTAGCGAGTGAGGGAGAAGGACGAGGAGCAACATTTACCGTTAGGCTGCCATTAATCAACGCTGATGCCCAAGGGCGGGAGTGTTAA
- a CDS encoding response regulator, which translates to MSSKQFRQYIRTIQKQIAQLKEEPASDWSEIAEALDGLQLIHEEMQTNLEAAEVVEQTLLQQNQQIAAAYQYYYNLFQTSPIAYLVTDANGLILEANQAIAQLLKVPQRYLLGKPLAVYVAEGERRDFYTKLNRSQNSDIQVWQMNFCPREDALLAVELYVSTVRSDAGSIELRIAVYTRIQPQETTRSQHLNPEAIQAEGTILKSQLPQSLDGLRVLVVDDEPDVREFITAILEPYGIGVRAVASAAAALEELEQFHPDVLVSDIRMPGEDGYSLIQRIRAWEALQGGHIPAAAITAYLDEDREKALSAGFEAHLHKLAQPTDLIKMVAQLAGRT; encoded by the coding sequence ATGAGTAGCAAGCAGTTTAGACAATATATTAGAACGATCCAAAAGCAAATTGCACAACTGAAAGAGGAACCCGCGAGCGATTGGAGCGAAATTGCGGAGGCACTTGACGGGTTGCAACTGATTCATGAGGAGATGCAGACAAATTTGGAAGCAGCCGAGGTTGTTGAGCAAACTCTTCTTCAGCAAAATCAGCAAATCGCTGCGGCGTATCAGTATTATTACAACTTGTTTCAAACTTCACCGATCGCCTACTTAGTGACAGATGCCAATGGCTTAATTTTGGAAGCAAACCAAGCGATCGCCCAATTGCTAAAAGTGCCGCAACGCTATCTATTAGGCAAACCACTAGCGGTTTATGTGGCAGAAGGAGAACGCCGCGACTTTTATACCAAGCTCAATCGATCCCAAAATAGCGACATCCAAGTTTGGCAGATGAATTTCTGCCCGCGAGAAGATGCTCTGCTTGCCGTTGAGTTGTATGTTAGTACAGTACGTAGTGATGCTGGCTCGATTGAACTGCGGATTGCAGTGTACACCAGAATTCAACCTCAGGAAACGACTCGCTCGCAACACCTGAACCCAGAAGCAATCCAAGCAGAAGGAACGATACTCAAGTCGCAATTACCGCAGTCGCTTGACGGTTTACGGGTACTCGTTGTCGATGACGAACCGGATGTCCGTGAATTTATCACAGCGATTTTAGAGCCTTATGGCATTGGTGTAAGGGCAGTTGCCAGTGCAGCCGCCGCGTTAGAGGAGTTAGAACAATTTCATCCTGATGTGTTGGTGAGTGACATTCGGATGCCTGGTGAGGATGGGTACAGTTTGATTCAGCGAATCCGCGCCTGGGAAGCGCTTCAGGGAGGGCATATTCCAGCTGCTGCAATTACAGCTTATCTAGACGAGGATCGAGAAAAAGCTCTGAGTGCTGGGTTTGAGGCACATTTGCACAAACTAGCGCAACCCACCGATTTGATTAAGATGGTGGCGCAATTGGCTGGACGAACTTAA